CCAGGATCTGCGCCCGATTTCGGATTCCATCACACGCACAGCCGGAAATGAATTCATGGCCGTGTACGTGAACCATCTGGAAGATAAATACGGCGTCAAAATCAACCGCCGGATGCTGGATTTAATGTTCGGCCCGGAAAGCGGCACAGTGGCGCAGTAACCTATAAATCCCCATAAACAAAAAACCCCGGGATAGTCATCCGGGGTTTTTTATGGGCTATTTCACAGCCTGTGACGCTGGCACCAATTCGATGCCCTTATCCTTGAGCGTCGGCAACCACGCCCGCAGCCCCTCAATCGTCACATCTTTCGGATGGCCGATGGCGATGGCCAGACCGTCTTTCAACGCCTTGCGTTCAACCTGCGCCAAAGATTTGGAAACAAACTCTGCCGTATTTTCGTGGTCCAGAAAGACATCACGGCTCGCATGGGGAACGCCCGCTTCGCGCGCCATATCACCTGCGACCGAATTTTGAATCGTGCGGCTGTCGATGAAATACAGATTGCGTGATTTCAATTCGGTCATCACGCGCGCCATGGCGGTTTTATCCTGCGTCAGCTTGCTCCCCATATGATTGTTGATACCGACATAACCATCAAACGCATTCAAACCATCCTGCAGAATTTGCGCAAAAGCGGCTTCGTCCTGCCCCACGCGCAAAACCTCCGGCCCTGGGTCTTTGGTCTGGCTCATCGGCTCCATGGGCACATGCACCATCAATTCATGGCCCGCTTCTTTCGCCTTGGCGGTTTGCGCTTTGATGTTACTGGCGTAAGGCAGATAGGCCAACGTTAGACCTGCGGGTAAATCCACCACGGCGGCGGATCGTTTAACATCCACGCCCATATCATCAATGATAATCACGACACGCGGGTTAGTGGCCGCGTGGTGTACAGGCGCGGACAATAATTCATCCACCACATCATCGACCGTTTCCGGTTCATGCGGAATAATGTCTTCGTCAACGACGACAGCGGGATCAACCGTCTGCAATGGCTCGGTTGAGAGCGGCAATGACGGTGCAAAATCCGGTGTAGGAATAACGTCGCGCTCAACCGCAACAATGGCCTCGGTCACATCATGGGACGGAGGTGGCGCATAATCACGTTTCACCACCAGTTGATCCAACACGATCACCAGAGCAACAACAGCGAGAACAATGGAGGCCGCACGCAGCGGCGTCAGGACTTTGAAGATTTTCATGGCGCGCACCATACCGCATTCGCCCCCTGTGGAAAAGTCACTGGACGAAACGGGAAAAAAACGGCAATATCCGCCGCCTCACCCCGGGAAACCCCCAGTAAATCAGAACATTCGCAGTCATTTCTTGACACAAACCATGAACTAAACTAGAACAAAAAGGGTATATAGAATCACGATTCTGTAGACCCTATCCGGCAAAAATGACGGATTTGCATCCAAAAAGCCCCAAAAAGCGGGCAAAACAAAGGGAATACAACGCCAAATGCTGACCAGAAAACAACGTGACCTTCTTGTTCTCATTCACGAGCGTATGCAGACGGGCGAAGTGGCCCCCTCTTTTGATGAGATGAAGGATGCGCTGGGCCTGAAATCCAAATCGGGCGTCCACCGTTTGATCAGCGCGCTGGTGGAACGTGGTTATCTGGAACGCCTGCCCCACCGCGCCCGCGCGCTGGAAGTGAAAAAATTACCGGAAGGGTACAAACCCGATGGCGCGGATTCATCCGCCGCCGCGGCCCAGACCCGCGCCATTGCCAGCGTGTACGAAGATGCCCGCATGGCCGCCCCGGCCCCCGCAAACAACTTCGCGCAAATTCCCCTGCACGGAAAAATCGCCGCCGGAACACCGATTGAGGCCATCCGTGACGAAGAAACATTGATCGACGTGCCGCCGCAAATGCTGGGGTCTGGTGAACATTACGCCCTGCGCGTTGATGGGGATTCCATGATCAAGGCGGGCATTAATGATCACGATATCGTTATCATCCGCAACACCACGACCGCCGAAAACGGTACGATTGTTGTGGCGTTGATTGATGACAGCGAAGTGACTCTGAAACGTTTCCGCAAATCCGGGAACAAAGTCATTCTCGAACCGGAGAACGACGATTACGAACCCCGCGTTCTGGAACCCGAGCGCGTGAAGATTCAAGGGCGGTTGGTCAGTTTGTACCGCACGTACCACTAAGCAATACCAACACCAAAATATATGATGTCACCCCGGCGAAAGCCGGGGTCTTCGTCCGTTATGGCTGGAAGATTCCGGCTTTCGCCGGAATGACGGCCTCAAGATTGGGTTTTTACCGTCCGTTATTCATCGCCCATGGACGATCACCGCGCAGGTCACGGACAGTGCGGATCGTGGGTTTTTCACCTTCTCGCACCCAGATCGCCACCGACCCATTTCGCCACACATCGAAACGGTCAATCACCACCCGGGCGGCACAATCTTTCTCCACCGACATACGGGCGACGACAACATCCGCCCACGCGCAATCGGCCGCCAATGCAACGGGCTGGTTGATAAAGGCGATTTTTGCCCCCTCCATCTCCATCCGGCAGGCATCGGCATCACACGACACCATGCCGTTTTCGCCCTGATATAATCCCTCATCCGGAATTTTTTCGGTTGCGCCTTCCGGCAATCCGGATTCCTGTGTCCAAACTTCGGCCGTAAATCGGTCGGCCACGCGGGATGAAATCATCATCCGGTCACCATCCATCCGCGCCGCCCATAATTTCCCGGTGGATGAGATCAATATATCCGGCGGCGTGGTGACAACAACCATCACCATGCCAACAACCAAAGGCAACACACCCAACCAGCGCGACCGCCCGGCCCAGAGCAACATAAACAACATGCCAAAAATCATGATGCCAAGCGCCGCGCCTGACCATACCGGCCAATGCACCACGGCATGCGGCCACCCGGCCACAATGCGGGCAATATCCAGCATGACATCCACACCCCATGCCATGCCCGCCAACGGCCAATCCGCCAACCCCAATGGCGCAAGGAAGTAAACCAGAATGGCCAACGGCATGATGATAAAGCTGGCCAGCGGCACCACGATGAAATTCGCGGCCACGCCATACGTCGCCACCTGTTGAAAATGATAAAGCGAAAACGGGGCCGTAACGATGGTGGCCAGAATGGTCGTCAAACACACCCCCGCCAAATAGATGATGGCCCGCTGCAACCACCCGGCTTTTGTATACGCCTCCACCCACCAATCCCGCGTGACGTCATAAAACCAGATCAGCCCGATCACGGCGGCAAACGACATCTGAAAACTCGCGCCCAGTAAAATGTCCGGATAGAACAGCAATAACGCCCCCGCACTGACCGCCGCCAACCGCATGGAAAACGGGCTGCGGTTCAGGCCAATGGCCAGCAGGAACAAACCCGTCATGATCAGGGCGCGGAATGTCGGTACACTCATCCCGACAATCAAGGCGTAAGCAAAGGCCGCAACAAACGCGATCACGGCGGCGTAGGATTTGATGGGGTGATACAGCGCCAAACGCGGGAACAGCGCCATCAGAAGACGGCTGAGGAAAAATGCCGCGCCTGCCGCCATACCAATATTCATGCCGGAAATGGCGATGATGTGGGCCAAACCGGCGACACGAACGTCATCCCATTGATCCTCGCTCATCGCCGCACGTTCGCCAGTCAGCAGGGCGATAACCACACCCGTCTCGCGTTCGCCGACATGGTCTTTCGCGGCCTGCGCCAGCATCAGGCGATAATTTTCCAGCGCCTGATAAAAACCGCCTTGTTGCTCCGACAAAATCTCCGGCGCTTTATACGCAAATCCCATCGCGCCCAGTTCGCGGAAATAGGCATAGCGCTGGAAATCAAAACTGCCCGGTGCCACAGGGGCCGATGGCGGGTTTAATCCACCCAGAACGCGAATACGCTGACCGGGACGAAGGCCTTCGTCCTTGCTGATCGTCATGCGGATGCGGCGCGGGGTTTTCTCCGGCGCAATCTCTTCGATCAACAGATCATCCAGAACCGCACGGCTGCCCCGCCCGCTTTCCAGCAATTCCAGTGACCGGATCGTGCCCGTCACGTTGGCAAAGCGCATTTGTTTTTCCAACACGGGGCCGCGCACCATTTCGGTGCGCACCTTGCCCGCGGCAAAGCCCGCCCCGAACGCCAAGGCAAGACCGAACAGCAACAGCAAAGCCACCGATCCGCCCGCCCGCGCCCGCCGCCATTGCCACAAAACAGCCAGCGCCGGAACCAGAAGGACAGCCAGCGCTCCCACCCATGACGGTTCAAATTTCAGTGAAAAATAGGCGCAAATCCCCGCCCCCAGAAGAACAGGCAGCCATAAAACATAGTGCGGGCGCTGCGCGGCGATCACCGCCGTCACGCCCCGCCACCCCGTCGCGCTAATACCTTGCTCCGAAACGCTGAAATCCACCTGCGAAACCTGTTTTCTGGCCTGTTTTCTTATGCTACCAAAGGCTTACAGAATTTAAAGGATAATACAACCATGACCATCATCACCCGTATCCCCCCGTCCCCCACCGGCCTGATGCATATCGGCACGGCCCGCACGGCTTTGTACAACTGGCTGTTTGCGCGGCGCCATAACGGCAAAATGCTGTTCCGGATCGAGGATACGGACCGCAAACGCTATGCCCCCGAATATGTGGATTCCATCAAGGACGGCCTGACCTGGCTGGGGCTGGATTGGGACGGGGATATCGTATCCCAATTTGAACGCACCGACCGCCACGCCGAGGTGGCCAATGAATTGATCAAGGCGGGCAAAGCCTATTACTGCTATTGCACGCCGGAAGAACTGGAAGACATGCGGGAAAAAGCCAAGGCAGAAGGCCGCGTGACATTCTATGACCGCCGTTGGCGCGATGCCGACCCGGCCACCGCTCCGAAGGACATCAAACCCGTCGTCCGTATCAAAGCCCCGTTGGATGGCAACAGCATCGTGCATGACAAGGTGCAGGGCGATGTGACCGTGGCGAATGAGCAGCTTGATGATTTCATCATCCTGCGCAGTGATGGCACGCCGACCTATATGCTGGCCGTTGTGGTCGATGACCATGATATGGGCGTGACCCATGTTATTCGCGGCGATGACCATTTGAACAACACGTTCCGCCAGAACATCATCTACACCGCCATGGGCTGGGATATTCCGGTTTATGCGCATTTACCGCTGATTTTGGGGCCGGATGGCGCAAAACTGTCCAAACGCCATGGCGCAACAGGCGTGAAGGAATACGAGAAAATGGGCTACCTGCCCGAAGCGATGCGCAACTATCTGCTGCGGCTCGGCTGGTCCCACGGCGATGATGAAATCATTTCCACCGAACAGGCGATTGAATGGTTCGATCTGGAACACATTGGCCAATCCGCCGCGCGGTTCGATTTTGCCAAGCTGGAAAACGTCAATGCTCACTATATCAAACTGGCCGACAATGCCCGTCTGGTTGACCTGGTCACGCCGTTCCTGATCGAACGCGGATACACCGTGGATGACACGGGCCGCGCCCGTTTGCTGGCCGGCATGGACGAATTGAAAAACCGCGCAAAAACCATCGTCCAAATCGCGGACGAAGGCGCGTTCTACGTCAAAACCGTTCCGTTTGAATTTGATGAAAAGGCCAAAGCCAATCTGGATAAAGCCATCCTGCAAACCTTGAAAGATACGCTGTCCGGTATCACTGAATTCAACGCCACGAATATCGAAGAGGCCTGCAAAACTGTGGCCAATGATTTGCGGGATGGGAAACTGGGCAAGGTCGCCATGCCCCTGCGCGCCGCCCTGACGGGAACCACGGTCTCCCCCTCAGTCTTCCACGCGGCCGAACTCCTTGGAAAATCAGAGGTTTTACAGCGCCTGGATTATTCTTTGACATAACAAATACTCTATGCAAAAGTCCGCCATTCCAACGAAATAACAGGGAATGGCGGATTTTTTTATGGCTCCCAATTTTTATCAGTTGCGCAATTACGGCGCACTCGCATTTTCCTATGCCACAACGGCGGGCATCGCCGCAGCAACCTATATGATCGGCATGCCAGCCATTCTGGGCGTTGCCGCGACTTTTGCAACGTGGAAAACAATCAAAGAAATTCGTGCAAACAAACACGTCTTTGAAAACAATCTGAAGAAACACGAAGACAACTATTCATATTCACCCAAGCTGCAACAAATCGTTCAGGATCTTTATAAGGCATCTGGCCTCAGCGCCGATAAATACCCAATCCACGATTTTGACATCGATGAAGCAAAGCCACAAAAGCAAGGGGCCAAATACGAGGAAATCCGCAAACACATCCGCAGCAAATACACAGCTATGCCGAACGCCGCCGCTATTAATCTGGGCAAGCCGGTGATTATGATTTCAAAATCATTGCTGGAAATTCTCAACGACCGCGAAGAAAAGGCGGTTCTGGCCCATGAATTTGCCCACATCGTTGCAAAGCATTCAATTATCGACCTGCCCCAGCAAGTCATTCATCGCACATCACGCAACGCAAACAGCATTCTTTATATTTTTAGCACTGCTGCAACAGGGGCTATAAACTTTGCGACCGGATGGTCGGCAACAATCGTCGCGCCAATTATCGCCGCGAAACTATCCGGGTTTGGCCGCCTGATTAAGAAGATGAACCGCGGCAATACAGACGAAAATGATCGCATGACCGATGCCGATGCAAAGCGCCTGACCAGAATTGCTTTGGGATGTTTTGCCTTTGGTGTTGCCACCAACGTTGCGTTCTTCAGCGCGATCAACCCGATGATTGCCGGGATCTTTCTGGCCACATGGGGACTTGGTAAAGCCGCAAGGATCACCAATGCCACACTATCGCGCAGTCAGGAATATCAGGCTGACCGCGGTGCGGTCTTGCTGGGTGCCGATCCGCTGGCGCTGGTCACGGCCTTGCGCAAGATCAACGAGATCAAAAATATTAAACTTGCCGAATTGGGCCATGATGCCACCAAACAACCCGGCAAACTGTCCCGCGTATGGGCAAACCTGCATGCCAGCCACCCGACAGTTGAACGCCGTATTGGCCGCCTGACCGCCATTGCCCGCCAATCCGGTTATGGCGAAGAACAAATCACTACGGCGACCACATGCGCGCTGGATTTGACTGGCCTGAATCATGTTCCACACCATGCGGCACAGGCTTATACAAACCACATGACCTAACGCCACGACAGTTTTCATAAAAAACACCAATTTACCGAAGTAACGATTTTTAAACGCGCTGCCTTTATCTTTACGCGGCGCAGGCCTATGATTGCGCGGTTGGTTTGGCATTCGCTGGGCCTTTCACACGTACACATTTTCGCTTTCCATTCCGTGGGGTAACACCATGTCCGCAGATACAGCACAAAAAACTTTCACCCTGACCAATGACCAGACCGGCGCATCAACGAAACTGCCCGTTCTGGACGGTGTTATGGGCCCGCCGGTGATTGATATTCGCAAGCTGTATGATGAAACCAGCCACTTCACATTCGACCCCAGCTTTATGGCGACGGGCAGCTGCAAATCCCGCATTACCTTTATTGATGGCGACAAGGGCATTCTGCTCCACCGCGGTTACACCATTCAGGATCTGGCCGAAAAAAGCACCTTTATGGAAGTGTGCTACGCCCTGCTCTATGGTGATTTGCCGAATGCCAAGGAATTGAAAGAATTTGAACACAACATCACCTATCACACGATGGTGCATGAACAACTGCACTTCTTCTTCCGTGGTTTCCGCCGTGACGCGCACCCGATGGCCATTATGTGCGGCGTGGTTGGCGCGTTGTCCGCGTTCTATCATGACTCGCTGGACATTCATGATCCGAAACAACGCGAAATTTCCGCACACCGTTTGATCGCAAAATTGCCGACACTGGCCGCGATGTCATACAAATATTCCGTGGGCCAACCGTTTATGTACCCGCGCAATGATTTGTCGTTCGCGGAAAACTTCCTGTATATGTGCTTTGCCGTTCCGGCGGAACCGTACACTGTGAACCCGGTTCTGGCCCGCGCCATGGACCGCATTTTCACCCTGCACGCCGACCACGAACAAAACGCATCAACATCCACCGTGCGTTTGGCTGGGTCATCCCAAGCCAACCCGTTTGCGTGCATTGCCGCCGGCATTGCATGCCTGTGGGGCCCGGCCCATGGTGGCGCGAACCAGGCCGTGCTGGAAATGCTGGAAGAAATCGGGCACAAGGACAACATCCCCGAATTCCTGGCCAAGGTAAAAGACAAGGGCGATAACACCCGCCTGATGGGCTTTGGCCACCGCGTTTACAAAAACTATGACCCGCGCGCCGAAGTATTGAAAAAATCCTGTGACGAGGTTCTGGCCGAACTGGGCATTGACGACCCGCTGCTGGAACTGGCGCAGGAATTGGAACGCATCGCCCTGTCCGATCCGTATTTCATCGAACGCAAATTGTTCCCGAACGTCGATTTCTATTCCGGCATTATCCTGAAAGCCATGGGCTTCCCCACATCCATGTTCACGGTGCTGTTCGCCGTGGCCCGGACGGTGGGCTGGATTTCCCAATGGAAAGAAATGATGGAAGAACCATCCCTGAAAATCGGCCGCCCGCGCCAACTTTATACCGGCCCGGCGCAACGCGAATATGTCCCGGTGGACAAGCGATAGAAATAAAAAAGGGCGGTTCAAACCGCCCTTTTCTTTTATGCCCCGGATGCCGCCATGCGCGCCGTTACACCGGCCGGGCGACTGAGCGTTTCCATGCGGGTTTGGGCCAACCCCAGTACAAACTGCGCCGCTTCGACCGATGGTGTTTCATCACCACGACCACGCAACAATTTTCGCATGGTGGCAAAGGATGCACGTTGTTCTTCGCTTTCAAACCCTTCATCCAAAATGCCACTGACGGCCTTGGCGATGATGTCGGGTTTGGCGGCGTCCTGAATAAATTCGGGAACACAGCGTTTGTTCAGCAGGATGTTCGCCAGATGCGCAAAGCGCACCCGCACCAGCATTTTCACCAACCACCACGTCAACGGGTTCATGGTATAGGTAATGACATGCGGAATATTGGCCACGCCCAATTCCAATCCCACCGTGCCGGACACCGCAACAGCCGCATCCAATGCCTTCAGGCTGTCGCTTTTCGCGTTCACGCCATCGGTGAAATGGACGTTGTCGATATCCTTTAACAAGGAACGCAATTCCGGTTCCAGATGCGGCAAGGTCGGCACCATAAACGATAAATCGCGCCGGTTTTTGCGCAGGGCCAAAGCGACATCGCGGATCAGCGTGCCCATGCGTTTGACTTCACCCATGCGGCTGCCAAAGAATAACCCTAAAACCTTACCGTCTTCCGGCACGCCCAATGCCGCACGTGCCTTTGCGCGATCACCGGATGTGGTCAACGCCAGTTTTGTTTCCATCACCGGGTGGCCGACAAACGCAGCATTCAGCCCATGACGCGTGAAATAATTCGGTTCAAACGGGAACAGACACATCAACCCGTCATACAGGGCCGCAACCTTCTGCGCCCGGCCCGGTCGCCACGCCCACACGGTCGGCGCGACATAATGAATAAAGACCGGTTTCTTCACGCCGCGTTCACGCAATTTCTTCACAACGCGGAAACAAAAATCCGGCGCATCAATGGTCACAACGACATCGGGTTCGCGTTTGGCAATATCATCAACCGTTTCGTTGATCCGACGGATCAGGGATTGCAGGCGCGGCAGAATTTCAGCCACCCCCATCAGGGACAGGTCAGACATCGGGAACAGGGATTTCAGCCCCTCGCCCTCCATCTGCGCGCCGCCGATACCGTGAAAATGCAGGTGCGGCATATCGTCATCCGCCGCACAAATGTCGCGCATTGTGTGCATCATCCGCGCACCCAGCGTATCGCCCGACGTTTCACCGGCGATCAGATAGATCGAAAGATCTTTATTACCTGTTGTCATAGACTATCGGGATCCACCCCAACCACGAACATTTTATATTGGTCCGCCAAATCGGCAACCTTCTGCGGGTCGAGAAGCAGGCTGCGATTGGCCTCAACCGCGATCCCGGCATAGCCAGCCAGCGCCGCATGGTGAATCGTATCCGGGCCAATGGTTGGCAAATCCAGCGATTCATCCTGTTGCGGTTTGGCCATCTTCACCAGAATGGGGCCACGCCCTTCGCGTTTCAGCAATCCGCAACGGCGGATCAATTCATCCGTCCCTTCGATCCCCTCAACGCCCAGAACCAGATCCTGTTGCATCACGACGCTTTGGCCAATATCCAGACGGCCCAGCGTATGCGCAACCTTGATGCCGTGGCGAATGGCGCTCATATCCTCCGGCGTTGGCTCGCGTGAGCCAATCCGGCCTGCTTTTGGCATGATATCTTCGATAAAATGCTGAACAGCGTGAATTTTGAACCCGTCGCGTTCCAGTTCACGGCGCAGGGCCTTCAATAACCCATCATCACCAATCGCGCGCAGGCCAAGACGCAGGAAGAATTTCAACGTGCGGAAATCTGGACGCAATTCTTTCAATGACGGGCGACGAATGGACCCGATCAGGACCAGGTCACGCACCTTATGCGCCTTCAGCGTGTTGATAATCTGCCCGGCTGCACCCAAACGGGTCAGCATGTAACGGCGATCTTTCAGGATCGCCAGATCGGTCTGGCGTTCAAAGCCAACGACAAAAGTATCAATCCCCTTGGTATCACACACACCCAACAGGCGCTCCGGCAGTAATCCACCACCGGCAATGATGCCCAATAATTTTACGTCTTCGACTTTATCCGTCATTGTTACGCACTCCGTTTTGCGGGTTGGCACAGCGGGAAGCGTGTTTTGGCGCGCGCGAATTCAACCATCTCCATGACCAGATTGTCGCTGGAATAATCGCTGGCCACCATTTCGATGCGCTGATCCATTGTACCTTCTTCGCCAAACATCTGGTTAAAGGCGCGTTGCATGGCCTTCACCTGGTCCTTGGTAAAGCCGCGGCGTTCCAGGCCGATCAGGTTCAGGCCCGCCAGTGATGCGCGCTCACCCTTCACACGGCCAAACGGAATCACGTCATTTTCAACGCCGGACATTCCACCAATCACCGCGTGCGCACCAATGCGCACAAACTGGTGCACGGCGGACAGGCCGCCAATCAATGCAAAATCACCCACAACCACATGGCCCGCCAGTGTTGCGTTGTTCGCCATGATCACGTTGTTGCCAACGATACAATCATGCGCAACGTGCGACGCCATCATGAACAGGCCGTTATCGCCCACGCGCGTTTCCATGCCACCACCTTCGGTGCCTGGGTTCATTGTCACGTGTTCGCGGATCTTGTTATTCTTGCCGATAATCAGACGGGATTTTTCACCGCCAAATTTCAAATCCTGTGGTGCAGACCCAATGGAAGCGAACGGAAAAATTTCCGTGCCCTCGCCAATCGTTGTGTAGCCATCCACAACGACATGCGAATGCAAAACAACATTGTCACCCAGCGTGACATTCTCACCCACGATGGAATACGGCCCAACCTTGACGCCCTGCCCCAGCGTGGCGCCGGCGGCAATAATGGCGGTGGGATGAATCAATGCAGCAGAGGACATGACAGACGACACTTTCGACAATGGGGGATACAGGTGCAAGCGCACCCATAGAGTATAGAAAAATGGCGGAATTCCGCCAAATCACGCTTTGTTGCGGGGTGTTACAGACGAACGGTTCAGTCGGCCTTAATTATCCATGATCATGGCACTGAATTCGGCTTCGGCACACAACGTGTCACCGACCATAGCCTCGCCCTTGAACTTCCAGACGGGGCCGCGTTGTTTCGTTTTCTGCACATGGATGTGCAGGGAATCCCCGGGCACGACCGGCTTGCGGAAACGGGCCTGGTCGATGGTCATGAAATAGACCAGCTTGCCTTCGGCTTCTTTCCCCAGCGTTTGCACGACCATAATGGCCGCCGTCTGGGCCATGGCCTCAACGATCAAAACGCCCGGCATAACCGGAAAACGGGGAAAGTGACCCTGGAAATGCGGTTCGTTGAACGTCACGTTTTTCAAACCAACGGCCCGCTCGTTCGGCACGAATTCCAGGATGCGATCCACCAAAAGGATAGGATAGCGGTGCGGGATCATTTCCATGATCCGGGTGATAT
The genomic region above belongs to Micavibrio aeruginosavorus EPB and contains:
- the gltX gene encoding glutamate--tRNA ligase, yielding MTIITRIPPSPTGLMHIGTARTALYNWLFARRHNGKMLFRIEDTDRKRYAPEYVDSIKDGLTWLGLDWDGDIVSQFERTDRHAEVANELIKAGKAYYCYCTPEELEDMREKAKAEGRVTFYDRRWRDADPATAPKDIKPVVRIKAPLDGNSIVHDKVQGDVTVANEQLDDFIILRSDGTPTYMLAVVVDDHDMGVTHVIRGDDHLNNTFRQNIIYTAMGWDIPVYAHLPLILGPDGAKLSKRHGATGVKEYEKMGYLPEAMRNYLLRLGWSHGDDEIISTEQAIEWFDLEHIGQSAARFDFAKLENVNAHYIKLADNARLVDLVTPFLIERGYTVDDTGRARLLAGMDELKNRAKTIVQIADEGAFYVKTVPFEFDEKAKANLDKAILQTLKDTLSGITEFNATNIEEACKTVANDLRDGKLGKVAMPLRAALTGTTVSPSVFHAAELLGKSEVLQRLDYSLT
- a CDS encoding divergent polysaccharide deacetylase family protein, coding for MKIFKVLTPLRAASIVLAVVALVIVLDQLVVKRDYAPPPSHDVTEAIVAVERDVIPTPDFAPSLPLSTEPLQTVDPAVVVDEDIIPHEPETVDDVVDELLSAPVHHAATNPRVVIIIDDMGVDVKRSAAVVDLPAGLTLAYLPYASNIKAQTAKAKEAGHELMVHVPMEPMSQTKDPGPEVLRVGQDEAAFAQILQDGLNAFDGYVGINNHMGSKLTQDKTAMARVMTELKSRNLYFIDSRTIQNSVAGDMAREAGVPHASRDVFLDHENTAEFVSKSLAQVERKALKDGLAIAIGHPKDVTIEGLRAWLPTLKDKGIELVPASQAVK
- the lpxB gene encoding lipid-A-disaccharide synthase; amino-acid sequence: MTTGNKDLSIYLIAGETSGDTLGARMMHTMRDICAADDDMPHLHFHGIGGAQMEGEGLKSLFPMSDLSLMGVAEILPRLQSLIRRINETVDDIAKREPDVVVTIDAPDFCFRVVKKLRERGVKKPVFIHYVAPTVWAWRPGRAQKVAALYDGLMCLFPFEPNYFTRHGLNAAFVGHPVMETKLALTTSGDRAKARAALGVPEDGKVLGLFFGSRMGEVKRMGTLIRDVALALRKNRRDLSFMVPTLPHLEPELRSLLKDIDNVHFTDGVNAKSDSLKALDAAVAVSGTVGLELGVANIPHVITYTMNPLTWWLVKMLVRVRFAHLANILLNKRCVPEFIQDAAKPDIIAKAVSGILDEGFESEEQRASFATMRKLLRGRGDETPSVEAAQFVLGLAQTRMETLSRPAGVTARMAASGA
- a CDS encoding citrate synthase; its protein translation is MSADTAQKTFTLTNDQTGASTKLPVLDGVMGPPVIDIRKLYDETSHFTFDPSFMATGSCKSRITFIDGDKGILLHRGYTIQDLAEKSTFMEVCYALLYGDLPNAKELKEFEHNITYHTMVHEQLHFFFRGFRRDAHPMAIMCGVVGALSAFYHDSLDIHDPKQREISAHRLIAKLPTLAAMSYKYSVGQPFMYPRNDLSFAENFLYMCFAVPAEPYTVNPVLARAMDRIFTLHADHEQNASTSTVRLAGSSQANPFACIAAGIACLWGPAHGGANQAVLEMLEEIGHKDNIPEFLAKVKDKGDNTRLMGFGHRVYKNYDPRAEVLKKSCDEVLAELGIDDPLLELAQELERIALSDPYFIERKLFPNVDFYSGIILKAMGFPTSMFTVLFAVARTVGWISQWKEMMEEPSLKIGRPRQLYTGPAQREYVPVDKR
- a CDS encoding ComEC/Rec2 family competence protein, with translation MDFSVSEQGISATGWRGVTAVIAAQRPHYVLWLPVLLGAGICAYFSLKFEPSWVGALAVLLVPALAVLWQWRRARAGGSVALLLLFGLALAFGAGFAAGKVRTEMVRGPVLEKQMRFANVTGTIRSLELLESGRGSRAVLDDLLIEEIAPEKTPRRIRMTISKDEGLRPGQRIRVLGGLNPPSAPVAPGSFDFQRYAYFRELGAMGFAYKAPEILSEQQGGFYQALENYRLMLAQAAKDHVGERETGVVIALLTGERAAMSEDQWDDVRVAGLAHIIAISGMNIGMAAGAAFFLSRLLMALFPRLALYHPIKSYAAVIAFVAAFAYALIVGMSVPTFRALIMTGLFLLAIGLNRSPFSMRLAAVSAGALLLFYPDILLGASFQMSFAAVIGLIWFYDVTRDWWVEAYTKAGWLQRAIIYLAGVCLTTILATIVTAPFSLYHFQQVATYGVAANFIVVPLASFIIMPLAILVYFLAPLGLADWPLAGMAWGVDVMLDIARIVAGWPHAVVHWPVWSGAALGIMIFGMLFMLLWAGRSRWLGVLPLVVGMVMVVVTTPPDILISSTGKLWAARMDGDRMMISSRVADRFTAEVWTQESGLPEGATEKIPDEGLYQGENGMVSCDADACRMEMEGAKIAFINQPVALAADCAWADVVVARMSVEKDCAARVVIDRFDVWRNGSVAIWVREGEKPTIRTVRDLRGDRPWAMNNGR
- a CDS encoding LpxI family protein, giving the protein MTDKVEDVKLLGIIAGGGLLPERLLGVCDTKGIDTFVVGFERQTDLAILKDRRYMLTRLGAAGQIINTLKAHKVRDLVLIGSIRRPSLKELRPDFRTLKFFLRLGLRAIGDDGLLKALRRELERDGFKIHAVQHFIEDIMPKAGRIGSREPTPEDMSAIRHGIKVAHTLGRLDIGQSVVMQQDLVLGVEGIEGTDELIRRCGLLKREGRGPILVKMAKPQQDESLDLPTIGPDTIHHAALAGYAGIAVEANRSLLLDPQKVADLADQYKMFVVGVDPDSL
- the lexA gene encoding transcriptional repressor LexA, producing MLTRKQRDLLVLIHERMQTGEVAPSFDEMKDALGLKSKSGVHRLISALVERGYLERLPHRARALEVKKLPEGYKPDGADSSAAAAQTRAIASVYEDARMAAPAPANNFAQIPLHGKIAAGTPIEAIRDEETLIDVPPQMLGSGEHYALRVDGDSMIKAGINDHDIVIIRNTTTAENGTIVVALIDDSEVTLKRFRKSGNKVILEPENDDYEPRVLEPERVKIQGRLVSLYRTYH
- a CDS encoding M48 family metalloprotease, coding for MAPNFYQLRNYGALAFSYATTAGIAAATYMIGMPAILGVAATFATWKTIKEIRANKHVFENNLKKHEDNYSYSPKLQQIVQDLYKASGLSADKYPIHDFDIDEAKPQKQGAKYEEIRKHIRSKYTAMPNAAAINLGKPVIMISKSLLEILNDREEKAVLAHEFAHIVAKHSIIDLPQQVIHRTSRNANSILYIFSTAATGAINFATGWSATIVAPIIAAKLSGFGRLIKKMNRGNTDENDRMTDADAKRLTRIALGCFAFGVATNVAFFSAINPMIAGIFLATWGLGKAARITNATLSRSQEYQADRGAVLLGADPLALVTALRKINEIKNIKLAELGHDATKQPGKLSRVWANLHASHPTVERRIGRLTAIARQSGYGEEQITTATTCALDLTGLNHVPHHAAQAYTNHMT